A window of the Mucilaginibacter sp. cycad4 genome harbors these coding sequences:
- a CDS encoding DUF5522 domain-containing protein, whose translation MLQEGIDYYINKDGNFVFTEAYHLKRGYCCKNKCLHCPWGYGKVKLFGNNTESDDSAK comes from the coding sequence ATGTTGCAGGAAGGCATTGATTATTATATCAACAAAGACGGCAATTTTGTTTTTACGGAAGCATACCATTTAAAGCGGGGCTATTGCTGTAAAAACAAGTGCCTGCATTGTCCCTGGGGTTATGGCAAGGTAAAATTGTTTGGAAATAACACTGAATCAGATGATAGCGCTAAATAA
- a CDS encoding MBL fold metallo-hydrolase, with amino-acid sequence MILDDFVSFDEKGLYCKYGDFYIDPQLPVKTAVISHAHADHAISGNNNVYCTRATASIMQLRYDRTAAKVFNIAAFNQPFEVGRVTVTLIPAGHMLGSAQILMEYEGSRYLYTGDYKLQPDATCEPIEWVTTDVLITESTFANPAIIHPDPVAEIRKINDIKSNILLGAYALGKSQRLINLITEHVPQKKILVHHKIMPINAIYEQMGFHPGKYQIYGRKLMKVQDEFVYIVPPFTFDSYIRATGVKRLFASGWKNLQVNSQDTLFISDHVDWNDILQTIVDTKPKQVWTLHGKGDHLKAYFKDDIFVKILN; translated from the coding sequence ATGATACTTGACGATTTTGTTTCTTTTGACGAAAAAGGGCTGTACTGCAAATACGGCGACTTTTATATCGACCCTCAACTGCCTGTAAAAACTGCCGTAATATCCCATGCCCATGCCGATCATGCCATAAGCGGTAACAACAACGTTTACTGCACCCGTGCCACAGCAAGCATTATGCAGCTAAGGTATGACCGTACCGCTGCTAAAGTTTTTAATATCGCGGCTTTTAACCAGCCGTTTGAGGTGGGCAGGGTTACGGTAACACTGATCCCGGCGGGGCATATGCTTGGTTCGGCACAAATACTGATGGAGTATGAAGGCTCAAGGTATTTATACACCGGCGATTATAAACTACAGCCCGATGCCACCTGCGAACCTATTGAATGGGTTACCACCGATGTGCTGATCACCGAAAGCACCTTTGCCAATCCGGCGATTATCCATCCCGATCCTGTTGCCGAAATCCGCAAGATCAATGATATCAAAAGCAACATTTTGCTTGGTGCGTATGCACTGGGTAAAAGCCAGCGGTTGATCAATCTCATTACCGAACATGTTCCGCAAAAAAAGATCCTGGTACACCATAAAATAATGCCCATCAATGCCATTTATGAACAGATGGGCTTCCACCCCGGCAAGTATCAAATTTACGGGCGCAAACTGATGAAGGTGCAGGATGAGTTTGTTTATATTGTGCCGCCTTTTACTTTCGACAGCTACATCAGGGCCACGGGAGTAAAACGCCTTTTTGCATCGGGATGGAAAAACCTGCAGGTTAACAGCCAGGATACCCTCTTTATATCCGACCATGTGGACTGGAACGATATCCTGCAAACCATCGTCGATACCAAACCCAAACAGGTGTGGACACTTCACGGTAAGGGCGATCATCTGAAAGCTTATTTTAAAGATGATATCTTTGTAAAAATTCTGAACTGA
- a CDS encoding YbbR-like domain-containing protein, giving the protein MAIVKLSATERRRLSVFFTCLSLAIIAWIFTTLSDPLPYRVKKVLTFKNAPQRRAFHSLQPDTVDATIQGTGWQMLFSRINSDNKPLTVDLRSLETRNYVVIDSTQLKQINIGKDPANRILSIDPDTLYFDFSNRLIKKVPVQLTMGVSYQKQFAVSGNITVRPAYVTVSGPIERLKQITSWKTDSLKFSNVNETINTRVNLKPSNEGNLNVYPRSVQAIVPVDEFTEKTLEIPVKLINNNSYYNVKVFPQKIKVTFTTSLTRYADIDEDLFEAVADLNLWRDKGYTALPVKLIHMPPFCKVVRVFPANIDFYIKK; this is encoded by the coding sequence ATGGCAATAGTAAAATTATCGGCAACAGAACGCAGGCGGCTCTCGGTATTTTTTACCTGTTTGTCGCTGGCCATCATTGCCTGGATTTTTACTACGCTTTCCGATCCTCTTCCTTACAGGGTAAAAAAGGTTTTAACTTTTAAAAATGCTCCGCAAAGGCGGGCTTTTCATTCGCTGCAGCCTGATACTGTGGATGCAACCATACAGGGTACCGGCTGGCAAATGCTGTTCTCCAGGATCAACAGCGATAATAAGCCGCTAACTGTTGACCTCCGCTCGCTCGAAACCCGAAATTATGTGGTTATTGACAGCACGCAACTTAAGCAGATCAACATAGGGAAAGACCCGGCCAACCGGATCTTATCCATTGACCCTGATACGCTTTATTTTGATTTCAGTAACCGCCTTATCAAAAAAGTCCCTGTGCAGCTTACCATGGGCGTTAGCTATCAAAAGCAATTTGCCGTATCGGGCAATATAACGGTGCGGCCGGCTTATGTAACCGTGAGCGGCCCTATTGAGCGCCTGAAGCAAATCACTTCGTGGAAAACAGACTCGCTTAAATTTAGTAATGTTAATGAAACCATTAATACCAGGGTTAATTTAAAGCCCAGCAATGAGGGCAACCTGAATGTTTATCCCCGCTCGGTACAGGCTATTGTCCCGGTTGATGAATTTACAGAAAAAACGCTGGAGATCCCGGTAAAGCTGATCAACAACAACAGTTATTATAACGTAAAAGTATTTCCGCAAAAAATTAAAGTAACCTTTACCACATCCTTAACCCGGTATGCCGATATTGATGAAGACCTGTTTGAAGCCGTTGCCGATCTTAACCTTTGGCGCGATAAGGGTTATACAGCCTTGCCGGTAAAACTTATCCATATGCCGCCCTTTTGTAAAGTTGTAAGGGTGTTTCCTGCCAATATTGACTTCTACATAAAAAAATAA
- the coaE gene encoding dephospho-CoA kinase (Dephospho-CoA kinase (CoaE) performs the final step in coenzyme A biosynthesis.), with product MLKIGLTGNIGSGKTTVAQVFELLGIPVFYADDEAKKVMVTDRLLIEGIKQAFGAQAYFDDGSLNRKYISGIVFNNKAELEKLNALVHPAVFRAFDRFDQLHKDAPYVIREAAILFESGSYKMCDRAIMITAPLEARIARVMERDGISRADVENREARQLSQDEKLKLANDVIINDGKQLVIPQVLALHELYLSLARN from the coding sequence ATGCTTAAAATAGGTTTAACCGGTAATATAGGCAGCGGCAAAACAACCGTGGCCCAGGTATTTGAGCTGCTTGGCATCCCTGTTTTTTATGCCGATGATGAAGCTAAAAAAGTAATGGTTACCGATAGGCTGCTTATTGAAGGTATTAAACAAGCTTTTGGCGCACAGGCCTATTTTGATGATGGCAGCCTGAACCGCAAGTATATATCGGGAATAGTTTTTAACAATAAAGCCGAACTTGAAAAACTTAACGCCCTGGTACATCCTGCCGTGTTCAGGGCTTTTGATAGGTTTGATCAGCTGCACAAGGATGCCCCTTATGTAATCCGCGAAGCAGCCATTTTATTTGAAAGCGGTTCATACAAAATGTGCGACAGGGCCATTATGATCACCGCTCCGCTTGAAGCCCGCATTGCCCGTGTTATGGAGCGCGACGGCATTAGCCGGGCCGATGTTGAAAACCGCGAGGCCCGCCAGCTATCGCAGGATGAAAAACTGAAACTGGCCAATGATGTAATTATAAACGACGGTAAACAGCTGGTTATACCCCAGGTACTGGCCCTGCATGAACTGTACTTATCGCTTGCCCGCAATTAA
- a CDS encoding MarR family winged helix-turn-helix transcriptional regulator, with translation MRIEDEIQSTNFEDNYHKVAINVAYTQGWLANYFRCHFEKHNITQQQFNILRILRGQYPKPATINLLKERMIDKMSDASRIVDRLVQKGLVSRCTNNKDRRAVDIRISEEGLATLSKMDAEFKTKEILSNNLTEDEAATLSDLLDKMRG, from the coding sequence ATGCGAATAGAAGACGAAATACAAAGTACCAATTTTGAAGACAACTACCACAAAGTAGCCATTAACGTGGCATACACGCAAGGTTGGCTGGCTAATTATTTTCGTTGCCATTTTGAAAAACATAATATTACCCAGCAGCAGTTCAATATACTGCGCATCCTGCGCGGCCAATATCCAAAACCAGCTACCATAAATTTGCTGAAGGAAAGGATGATTGATAAAATGTCGGATGCATCGCGCATTGTTGACCGCCTTGTTCAAAAAGGCCTGGTGTCACGCTGCACCAATAATAAAGACAGGCGCGCCGTGGATATCCGCATCAGCGAAGAAGGCCTTGCAACCCTTTCAAAAATGGATGCCGAGTTTAAAACTAAGGAGATCCTAAGCAATAACCTCACCGAAGATGAAGCA
- a CDS encoding DUF1573 domain-containing protein — protein sequence MKKLFLSLVAAGVLLSACNSSTAGNSSTTTADSAASAANAPVAKFEKESHDFGKIKEGDKVSYDFKFTNTGKSPLIITNARATCGCTTPTWPKAPVKPGESGVISVTFNSAGKSGLQDKQITVTANTQPAETMVHLIGEVLKK from the coding sequence ATGAAAAAACTATTTTTAAGCTTAGTAGCAGCGGGCGTGTTATTATCGGCCTGCAACAGCAGCACAGCCGGTAATTCATCAACAACTACCGCTGATAGCGCGGCAAGTGCAGCCAATGCACCGGTAGCTAAATTTGAAAAAGAAAGCCACGATTTCGGCAAGATCAAAGAAGGCGACAAGGTATCGTACGATTTCAAGTTCACCAATACCGGTAAATCGCCGTTAATTATTACCAACGCGCGTGCTACCTGCGGCTGTACTACCCCTACCTGGCCAAAAGCACCAGTTAAACCCGGCGAAAGCGGCGTGATCAGCGTTACTTTTAACAGCGCAGGCAAAAGCGGTTTACAGGATAAACAAATAACCGTTACAGCAAACACCCAGCCCGCCGAAACTATGGTACATTTAATTGGCGAGGTTTTAAAAAAATAA
- the yajC gene encoding preprotein translocase subunit YajC, producing MIATILLQASAGGGLGSYGSLVPMVLIIVVFYFFMIRPQVKKQKDQKKYVEELKKGDRVITTAGIHGRIIDLNDATFLVEVENGKIRFDKSAISLEASKALNTPAVEKKA from the coding sequence ATGATAGCTACTATTTTATTACAAGCCTCAGCAGGCGGCGGCTTAGGCAGCTACGGTTCATTGGTGCCAATGGTACTGATCATCGTGGTATTTTATTTTTTTATGATCCGCCCGCAGGTTAAAAAGCAAAAAGATCAAAAGAAATACGTTGAAGAACTAAAAAAAGGCGACAGGGTTATAACCACAGCCGGTATCCATGGCCGTATCATTGATTTGAACGATGCTACATTTTTGGTTGAGGTTGAAAACGGTAAAATCCGCTTTGACAAATCGGCCATATCACTTGAGGCTTCAAAGGCATTGAACACCCCGGCGGTTGAGAAAAAAGCTTAA
- the nusB gene encoding transcription antitermination factor NusB, which produces MLNRRHLRVKVLQALYAYHQSDTKDVKLFEKNMLSSIDQVYEMYIWMLSLINEVVSFAANDAQERANKHLPTADDLNANLKILTNRFILSLNDNKEYITAWKKYKVDWTFEPELAKSLFIILKNSPEYAEYLAKTGDTLQTDKDIIKFIFKKVILKSSLAEQVFEDRFIFWPVDKDVLQALIAKTFKNFSHDDYKLNQLAEITGNWVEDREFVVNLFQQSIRYNEAYHELIAAKTQNWEPERIAMMDTLLMKMAITEFINFNSIPVKVTINEYLEISKEFSTPKSNSFINGILDKILIELKAENKIKKIGRGLIE; this is translated from the coding sequence ATGTTAAACAGAAGGCACCTCCGGGTAAAGGTATTACAGGCACTGTACGCGTATCATCAATCAGATACGAAAGATGTTAAGCTATTCGAGAAAAATATGCTAAGCAGCATTGACCAGGTTTACGAAATGTATATCTGGATGCTATCATTAATTAATGAAGTAGTAAGCTTTGCCGCGAATGACGCGCAGGAACGCGCCAACAAACACCTCCCTACCGCCGATGACTTAAATGCAAACCTTAAAATACTCACTAACAGGTTTATCCTGAGCCTGAATGATAATAAGGAATACATTACAGCCTGGAAAAAGTACAAAGTTGACTGGACCTTTGAGCCCGAACTTGCAAAATCTCTTTTTATTATCCTTAAAAACTCACCCGAGTATGCCGAGTATCTTGCCAAAACAGGCGATACACTGCAAACAGACAAGGATATCATTAAATTCATTTTCAAAAAGGTTATCCTTAAATCGTCATTAGCCGAGCAGGTTTTTGAAGACAGGTTTATTTTTTGGCCTGTTGATAAAGATGTGCTCCAGGCGCTTATTGCCAAAACGTTCAAAAACTTTTCGCATGATGATTACAAGCTTAACCAGCTTGCCGAAATTACCGGTAACTGGGTTGAAGACCGCGAGTTTGTGGTAAACCTGTTTCAGCAAAGCATCAGGTACAATGAGGCTTACCATGAGCTGATAGCCGCCAAAACCCAAAACTGGGAGCCGGAGCGTATTGCCATGATGGATACCCTGTTAATGAAAATGGCTATAACCGAGTTTATTAACTTCAATTCTATCCCGGTTAAGGTTACTATAAACGAGTACCTTGAAATATCAAAAGAGTTTAGCACGCCTAAGAGTAATTCATTTATAAACGGTATCTTGGACAAGATTTTAATAGAGCTTAAAGCCGAAAACAAGATCAAAAAGATAGGCCGTGGCTTAATAGAATAA